One genomic window of Candidatus Palauibacter australiensis includes the following:
- a CDS encoding SRPBCC family protein — MNRTLKRIIIGMIVVIAGLFAVVYGVGLSLPQDHVATVRAEFSASPEAIFATIADYRAYPEWRPSIERVEELPARDGRPAWVMVEATGPLPMELTESESPRRLVTTILSEGMPFGGRWIYEIEPAAGGATVTITEEGEVYSAVFRFVSRYIMGHHASASLFLSDLGTHFGENVTVDIVR, encoded by the coding sequence ATGAACCGCACCCTGAAGCGCATCATCATTGGCATGATTGTCGTCATCGCGGGACTGTTCGCGGTCGTCTACGGCGTCGGGCTTTCCCTGCCCCAGGACCATGTCGCGACCGTGAGGGCCGAGTTCTCCGCTTCGCCGGAGGCGATCTTCGCGACCATCGCGGACTACCGGGCCTACCCGGAGTGGCGTCCGTCCATCGAACGCGTCGAGGAACTCCCGGCCCGCGACGGACGCCCCGCCTGGGTGATGGTCGAGGCCACCGGCCCGCTTCCCATGGAGTTGACGGAGAGCGAATCCCCGAGGCGGCTCGTGACGACGATCCTCTCGGAGGGCATGCCCTTCGGCGGCCGCTGGATCTACGAGATCGAACCCGCGGCGGGCGGAGCGACCGTGACGATCACGGAGGAGGGGGAGGTGTACAGTGCCGTCTTCCGCTTCGTGAGCCGCTACATCATGGGCCACCACGCCTCGGCGTCGCTCTTCCTCTCGGACTTGGGCACGCACTTCGGCGAGAACGTCACGGTGGACATCGTCCGTTAG
- a CDS encoding MarC family protein gives MIDQILYGSIALIALTNPLAELPFFFAATDGFSRAELRRAAVKVAVGVLIVLTVATVAGARILSLFDVSFAAFRTAGGLVVILAALEMLRGAGFGITGVRRDPGETEDHLWVPLVMPLIAGPASITAAITLALDEAGALIGIPVATLIAVFVASVGVLAVLLAASFLSHALSRRSVRIFERFSGLILLAIGCQMCLSGIREFFVG, from the coding sequence GTGATCGACCAGATTCTCTACGGCTCCATCGCGCTCATCGCGCTCACGAACCCGCTCGCCGAGCTGCCCTTCTTCTTCGCGGCGACGGACGGGTTCTCGCGTGCGGAACTGCGGCGCGCGGCGGTGAAGGTCGCGGTCGGCGTGCTCATCGTCCTCACCGTCGCCACCGTTGCCGGCGCGCGCATCCTGAGCCTCTTCGACGTGAGCTTCGCCGCGTTCCGGACGGCGGGCGGCCTCGTCGTCATCCTTGCCGCGCTCGAGATGCTGCGCGGCGCCGGGTTCGGGATCACGGGCGTACGCCGGGATCCGGGCGAGACGGAGGACCATCTCTGGGTCCCGCTCGTCATGCCGCTGATCGCGGGGCCGGCGTCGATCACCGCCGCGATCACGCTGGCGCTCGATGAAGCCGGCGCGCTGATCGGGATCCCCGTCGCTACCCTCATCGCCGTGTTTGTCGCGTCGGTGGGCGTGCTCGCGGTGCTCCTCGCGGCCAGCTTCCTCTCGCACGCGCTGAGCCGCCGGTCGGTCAGGATCTTCGAGCGCTTCTCGGGCCTGATCCTGCTCGCCATCGGCTGCCAGATGTGCCTCTCCGGCATCCGGGAGTTCTTCGTCGGCTGA
- a CDS encoding thioredoxin family protein: MNRNRFHSASTFSEYLETVEKNRELWHALARRAAVGEETRQRARAIPGRWNVIALTEDWCGDAINTLPVFDRLAEVAGNIELRVLLRDENPDLMDAHLTNGTSRSIPILIVYDETFRERGWWGPRPTPIQEWVMTEGMKLDPADRYREVRRYYARDRGRTALDEFLRVLERAAADD, encoded by the coding sequence TTGAACCGAAACCGATTCCATAGCGCCTCGACGTTCTCCGAGTACCTGGAGACGGTCGAAAAGAACCGCGAACTCTGGCACGCGCTGGCCCGCCGCGCGGCGGTGGGCGAGGAGACCCGGCAGCGGGCGCGCGCCATCCCCGGCCGGTGGAACGTCATCGCGCTCACCGAGGACTGGTGCGGCGACGCGATCAACACCCTCCCCGTCTTCGATCGTCTGGCGGAGGTCGCCGGGAACATCGAATTGCGCGTCCTCCTGCGGGACGAGAACCCGGACCTGATGGACGCCCATCTGACGAACGGGACGAGCCGGTCCATTCCGATCCTCATCGTCTACGACGAAACCTTCCGCGAGCGTGGGTGGTGGGGCCCCCGGCCGACCCCGATCCAGGAGTGGGTGATGACGGAGGGGATGAAGCTCGACCCGGCGGATCGCTATCGCGAGGTGCGCCGCTACTACGCACGGGACAGGGGCCGCACCGCGCTGGACGAGTTCCTCAGGGTCCTCGAGCGCGCGGCCGCCGACGACTGA
- a CDS encoding fumarylacetoacetate hydrolase family protein: MRTALRRRTSTGRALPLGVIAVLFSAASVAAQDVAGIVLVEPFKVGTFAIRDIPRVGLVLRDAFIVDIELANEVLERNRAYPRVPAPTDMLDLIGRYEYGLQRRLYEIVNETVAYQRLSGPTRAEYVYDVDEVRILPPIMYPGKILNAASNFYSRVAADAPEGEREEAVRQRREDRGVPYLYLKPSRGAVVGTSERIVIPHGRSQTDWEVELGVVMGRAAKYVASEDAQATVFGYTVTIDVSDRGGRPPGGNPTTSDWLVEKGHDTFAPMGPWIVPKEFYGDPMEMLRQTLDVGGERMQEATAGDMIHSLWELIEYASSIVTLFPGDVINLGTSGGVGMGEARFLQPGDVVTATIDGIGTIELPVVEGPEPLGDMGVRLPPVGAYRRDPGS; the protein is encoded by the coding sequence ATGAGAACCGCACTGCGCAGACGAACTTCGACCGGACGGGCTCTTCCGCTTGGAGTGATCGCGGTCCTCTTCTCCGCGGCCTCCGTCGCCGCCCAGGATGTCGCGGGCATCGTCCTCGTGGAACCGTTCAAGGTGGGGACGTTCGCGATCAGGGACATCCCGCGCGTCGGTCTCGTGCTGCGTGACGCTTTCATCGTCGACATCGAACTGGCGAATGAAGTCCTCGAGCGGAACCGCGCGTATCCGAGGGTGCCGGCGCCGACGGACATGCTCGACCTCATCGGCCGCTACGAGTACGGACTCCAGCGGCGCCTGTACGAGATCGTCAACGAGACGGTGGCCTATCAGCGGCTCTCCGGCCCTACGCGAGCGGAATACGTCTACGACGTCGATGAGGTCCGGATCCTCCCGCCCATCATGTATCCGGGCAAGATCCTGAACGCGGCGAGCAACTTCTACAGCCGCGTCGCGGCGGACGCCCCCGAGGGGGAGAGAGAGGAAGCGGTTCGCCAGCGCCGTGAAGACCGGGGCGTGCCCTACCTCTACCTCAAGCCGTCGCGCGGCGCCGTGGTCGGGACCAGCGAGCGGATCGTGATTCCGCACGGCCGGAGCCAGACCGACTGGGAGGTGGAACTGGGCGTCGTCATGGGGCGGGCGGCGAAGTACGTCGCGTCCGAGGATGCCCAGGCGACCGTATTCGGGTACACGGTGACGATCGACGTGTCCGACCGCGGCGGACGTCCCCCGGGCGGCAATCCCACGACTTCGGACTGGCTGGTCGAGAAGGGGCACGACACGTTCGCGCCAATGGGCCCATGGATCGTCCCGAAGGAGTTTTACGGCGACCCGATGGAGATGCTGCGGCAGACGCTGGACGTCGGCGGCGAGCGCATGCAGGAGGCGACAGCGGGCGACATGATCCACTCGCTGTGGGAGTTGATCGAATACGCCTCCTCGATCGTGACGCTCTTCCCGGGCGACGTGATCAACCTCGGCACTTCCGGCGGGGTCGGCATGGGCGAGGCGCGATTCCTGCAGCCGGGGGATGTGGTCACGGCGACGATCGACGGGATCGGCACCATCGAGCTCCCCGTGGTGGAGGGGCCGGAGCCTCTCGGCGACATGGGCGTCCGGCTGCCGCCCGTTGGCGCCTACCGGCGGGATCCCGGCTCATGA
- a CDS encoding fumarylacetoacetate hydrolase family protein: protein MRTLLAAAALAFSAPLSAQGGPEIEIAEPFKVGTFEIGGAPRVALVLRDALIVDIEEANRDLERNPAYPPVPPPADMIDLIGRYEYGIRLRLYEIVNDLVARGGLSGSGRADFVHDLGDVRVLPPIMYPGKILNAAVNFYSHVNEAGTDEERREARRQRRENRGVPYLFLKPTRGAVIGADDRIVIPFGRDRTDWEVELGAVIGRSAKYVDARDAQDHVFGYTVTIDVSDRGGRPPGGNPMTSDWFVGKGHDTFAPMGPWIVPKEFYGDPMEILRQTLDVGEERMQEATAGDMIHTLWELIEYGSSIATLFPGDVVNNGTSGGVGMGTAVRGETRFLQPGEVVSASIDGIGTLTLEVVAETEPPGGTGARLPAVRSYRGNR, encoded by the coding sequence ATGAGGACGCTCCTGGCCGCCGCGGCCCTGGCGTTCTCCGCTCCGCTGTCGGCCCAGGGAGGGCCGGAGATCGAGATCGCGGAGCCCTTCAAGGTGGGGACGTTCGAGATCGGCGGCGCTCCGCGCGTCGCCCTCGTGCTGCGGGACGCGCTCATCGTCGACATCGAGGAGGCGAACCGGGACCTCGAGCGTAACCCCGCCTATCCGCCCGTCCCGCCGCCGGCCGACATGATCGACCTCATCGGCCGCTACGAGTACGGGATCCGGCTCCGGCTGTACGAGATCGTCAACGACCTCGTGGCCCGGGGCGGGCTGTCCGGGAGCGGCAGGGCAGACTTCGTCCACGACCTCGGAGACGTGCGGGTCCTCCCGCCCATCATGTACCCCGGGAAGATCCTGAACGCGGCAGTCAATTTCTACAGCCACGTCAACGAGGCGGGCACCGACGAGGAGCGACGCGAAGCCCGCCGCCAGCGGCGCGAGAACCGCGGCGTGCCCTACCTCTTCCTCAAGCCGACGCGCGGCGCGGTGATCGGAGCCGACGACCGGATCGTGATCCCCTTCGGCCGGGACCGTACGGACTGGGAGGTGGAACTCGGCGCGGTGATCGGGCGCAGCGCCAAGTACGTGGATGCCCGCGATGCCCAGGATCACGTGTTCGGGTACACGGTGACGATCGACGTCTCCGACCGCGGCGGGCGGCCGCCCGGCGGCAACCCCATGACGTCCGACTGGTTCGTCGGAAAGGGTCACGACACCTTCGCGCCCATGGGTCCGTGGATCGTGCCCAAGGAGTTCTACGGCGATCCGATGGAGATTCTGCGCCAGACGCTGGATGTCGGTGAGGAGCGCATGCAGGAGGCGACCGCGGGAGACATGATCCACACCCTGTGGGAGCTGATCGAGTACGGATCCTCGATCGCGACGCTGTTCCCCGGGGACGTAGTCAACAACGGCACCTCGGGCGGGGTCGGCATGGGCACGGCGGTGCGCGGCGAGACTCGATTCCTGCAGCCCGGAGAGGTTGTCAGCGCCTCGATCGACGGCATCGGCACGCTGACGCTCGAGGTGGTGGCCGAGACGGAGCCTCCCGGCGGAACCGGCGCCCGGCTACCGGCCGTGAGGAGCTATCGAGGGAACCGCTAG
- a CDS encoding amino acid permease, whose product MTPRPALGLWMCTALVVGSMVGSGVFLLPASLSPYGGISILGWLVSAGGAMCLALVMARLGALIPKVGGPYAFAREGFGDFIGFWVAWSYWISLLTANAALAVATVSYATVFWPVLGASPLAGGVASLVALWSLTFVNAWGVRAAGHVQLVTTVLKLLPLAAIGTIGFLYFQPEHFRPFNPAGGNPIAAVTATVTLTLWAFMGLEAATVPAADVRDPARTIPRATILGTVIAALIFIISTSAVMGIIAPADLAVSTAPFADAAGSIWGNAGRLVIGAGATIACFGALNGWILLSGQLPRAAAQDGLLPAAFARLSPRGTPSFGLIFAASVATILIAMNYTRGLVQAFTFLILLSTLATLLAYVFASATALLFSVRERFAVTVDARAARSHGTAPPVGRLIVALLAFGFSFWAIAGAGPEIVFWGFLLLVAGVPVFVVMRAFSRRRPRARGP is encoded by the coding sequence ATGACGCCCAGGCCCGCGTTGGGGCTGTGGATGTGCACGGCCCTCGTCGTCGGGAGCATGGTGGGCTCGGGCGTCTTTCTGCTGCCCGCGTCGCTCTCTCCGTACGGGGGGATCAGCATCCTCGGCTGGCTGGTGAGCGCCGGCGGGGCCATGTGCCTGGCGCTCGTGATGGCCAGGCTGGGCGCGTTGATTCCGAAGGTCGGCGGCCCTTACGCCTTCGCCCGCGAGGGCTTCGGCGACTTCATCGGATTCTGGGTCGCGTGGTCCTACTGGATCTCGCTGCTCACGGCCAATGCCGCCCTCGCCGTGGCGACTGTGAGCTATGCCACCGTCTTCTGGCCCGTGCTGGGCGCTTCTCCCCTCGCCGGAGGCGTGGCCTCCCTCGTCGCGCTCTGGAGCCTGACGTTCGTGAACGCCTGGGGCGTGCGCGCGGCGGGGCACGTGCAACTCGTCACAACCGTGCTCAAACTCCTGCCGCTGGCCGCGATCGGCACGATCGGCTTCCTCTACTTCCAGCCCGAGCACTTCCGCCCGTTCAACCCCGCCGGGGGCAACCCCATCGCCGCCGTTACGGCGACGGTGACGCTTACGCTGTGGGCCTTCATGGGACTGGAGGCCGCGACCGTCCCCGCCGCCGACGTTCGGGATCCCGCGCGCACGATCCCGCGGGCCACGATTCTCGGCACCGTGATCGCGGCATTGATCTTCATCATCAGCACGTCCGCCGTGATGGGGATCATCGCGCCGGCGGACCTCGCCGTCTCCACCGCGCCCTTCGCGGACGCGGCCGGATCGATCTGGGGGAACGCCGGCCGGCTCGTGATCGGAGCGGGCGCCACGATCGCCTGTTTCGGCGCGCTCAACGGCTGGATCCTGCTCTCCGGCCAGCTTCCGCGGGCTGCCGCGCAGGATGGCCTCCTTCCCGCCGCCTTCGCGCGGCTCAGCCCGCGCGGCACGCCGTCCTTCGGGCTCATCTTCGCGGCGAGCGTCGCGACGATCCTAATCGCGATGAACTACACGCGCGGCCTCGTCCAGGCCTTCACCTTTCTCATCCTGCTCTCCACACTCGCGACGCTGCTCGCCTATGTGTTCGCGAGCGCGACCGCCCTGCTCTTCTCCGTGCGTGAGCGCTTCGCCGTGACGGTCGACGCGCGGGCGGCGCGGTCTCACGGCACGGCGCCCCCCGTGGGTCGGCTGATCGTGGCCCTCCTCGCCTTCGGGTTTTCCTTCTGGGCCATCGCCGGGGCGGGCCCGGAAATCGTGTTCTGGGGCTTCCTCCTGCTCGTGGCGGGCGTCCCCGTGTTTGTCGTGATGCGGGCGTTCAGTCGTCGGCGGCCGCGCGCTCGAGGACCCTGA
- a CDS encoding arginine deiminase family protein, translating to MNGRVQTEARFGVSSMVAPLRRVAMRRPGRATLEADPARWHYSGPIEPDRLLRQYDAIAECVAASGAEIEWIEVTEDDGLADAMFPFDPSFMTPGGAILLRPGKALRQPEVASHEALYRRLGVPVIGAIEAPGVAEGGDLMWVDERTLAAGRGFRTNQAGIDQLQATLAPLGIEVRAFDLPMWNGSAACLHLLSLVSPLDRDLALVYPRLFPVALHELMRERCIRCLEAGDEEFAASGGMNLNVLATAPRRGIALDGFPETVRLMRDAGCDVTCVDGDALCIPCEGGPTCLTLPILRDPPPPP from the coding sequence ATGAACGGGCGGGTGCAGACCGAAGCGAGGTTCGGGGTCTCCAGCATGGTGGCGCCGCTTCGGCGCGTGGCGATGCGCCGGCCGGGCCGGGCGACGCTGGAGGCGGATCCGGCGCGCTGGCACTACTCGGGGCCGATCGAGCCCGACCGGCTGCTTCGGCAGTACGACGCGATCGCCGAGTGCGTCGCCGCCTCCGGGGCGGAGATCGAGTGGATCGAGGTTACGGAGGACGACGGGCTCGCCGACGCGATGTTCCCCTTCGATCCCTCCTTCATGACGCCCGGGGGCGCCATCCTGCTGCGGCCCGGGAAGGCGTTGCGGCAGCCCGAAGTGGCGAGCCACGAGGCGCTCTACCGGCGTCTGGGCGTGCCCGTGATCGGCGCCATCGAGGCCCCGGGAGTCGCGGAAGGCGGGGATCTGATGTGGGTGGACGAACGCACGCTCGCGGCGGGGCGCGGCTTTCGCACCAACCAGGCGGGCATCGATCAGCTTCAGGCCACGCTCGCGCCGCTCGGGATCGAAGTCCGGGCGTTCGATCTCCCGATGTGGAACGGAAGCGCCGCCTGCCTGCACCTGCTCTCGCTCGTGAGTCCGCTGGACCGGGATCTTGCGCTGGTTTATCCCCGGCTCTTCCCGGTCGCGCTCCACGAGTTGATGCGCGAACGCTGCATCCGATGCCTCGAGGCGGGGGATGAGGAATTCGCGGCCTCCGGGGGGATGAATCTGAACGTTCTCGCCACGGCCCCGCGGCGCGGCATCGCGCTCGACGGATTCCCGGAGACGGTCCGGCTGATGAGGGACGCGGGCTGCGACGTCACGTGCGTCGACGGAGACGCGCTCTGCATCCCGTGCGAGGGCGGCCCGACGTGCCTCACGCTCCCCATCCTCCGCGACCCTCCGCCCCCCCCGTAA